From the genome of uncultured Fusobacterium sp.:
TAAATAAAAAATAGTATCATTTAAAAATAAACAAACGTTTAATAAAAATGTTTAAAGGTGATTAGATGAATAGTGAAAATATAAATGAATTGGAAATAGATGATTTAGTAAAAGGTTATACATATAATAAAGAGACAAATGAGTATAGATGCTTATTTTGTGAAAAAATATATGAAGATGGATATATTTTTGAATACAATGAAAAAATGGTTTCTGCTGAAAAGAGAATGAAACTTCATATAGAAGAAGAGCATGAGGGGGTATTTTTATCTCTTTTAGGTTTAGAAAAAGAGATAAGTGGTTTAAGTGATATTCAGAAAAAATTATTATCTCTGTTAGCAGAGCAAAAAGATAATAAAGAGATAGCAGAGGAGATGGAGATAACAACTTCAACAGTGAGAACACATAAATTTTATCTTCAAAAGATGAAGAGACAAGCAAAAATTTTACTTGCCATAATGGAAGCTTTAGAATTAGAAGAAAAGAAAGATAAAAAATTAAAAAATGGAATAGAAAAAGATGAAAATTTAGAAACAGAGAAGATTTTTTCTATAAATTCACTGCACCCATTTTTTACACAATATAATTTAAAATAGGAAATTATTTATGTTTGAAACCAAGTTGAAAAAGAATCGTTGGAATCTGATTATGTTTATTATAAGCTATACAATTAATAATATTATAAGTGGTATAGTTTATGATGTTTACATTAATTATCTGCAAGATACTTCAGAAAGTTTAGCTAAATCTTTTTGGTCTTATTATGGATATTCAGCCTTTGTAGGAGCGTTTTTACTTCTGTTCATATCAAAGATTGGATATAAAAAGATAGTTATATTTTGTAGTTTAGCTTGTTCAGTAACATTGATAGCAGCAGCTTATTTTAAAGAAACATATATATTTTACATTTCAACTTTGTTTATTTTAACAGGGATTCAACTCCATTTTTCAGTGTTGTCTCCATATATAGCAACATATGCAGAGTTTAAAGAGAAAATAAAGTGGTTTTCAAGAGCCTTTTATATTGGATATGTGGGATTTTTTCTTTCAACATATTTAGGGGGATATTTTGTTGTAAGACTTTTTGCTAAATATATTGGAAAAAATTTCCATGAGGCAAAGGAGATCACTGCAACAGTTTTAGAAATGGATAGTATAACTAAGGGAATATATATTGATTCAATGGGAAAAATACTAATGATCTCAGGAATTATTTCACTTTTAGCACTAATTCCAGCCTTTTTAATAAAGGAGGAAAAGGAAGATTATATCTATCAGAAAAAAGAAAAACATAAGTTAACAGAGATAAAATCAAATTTGAAAAAACTTATGAAGAAAAATACAGTAGTTTACCTGATTTATTGGGGGTTGACAAATTTTGGAATGGGATTGTTTACATCATATTTTACAGTTTTCTTAAATAGAGTTCTCTATATAGATAAGGCAACCTCATCACTATTGGTTTCTATCT
Proteins encoded in this window:
- a CDS encoding LuxR C-terminal-related transcriptional regulator; translation: MNSENINELEIDDLVKGYTYNKETNEYRCLFCEKIYEDGYIFEYNEKMVSAEKRMKLHIEEEHEGVFLSLLGLEKEISGLSDIQKKLLSLLAEQKDNKEIAEEMEITTSTVRTHKFYLQKMKRQAKILLAIMEALELEEKKDKKLKNGIEKDENLETEKIFSINSLHPFFTQYNLK
- a CDS encoding MFS transporter; protein product: MFETKLKKNRWNLIMFIISYTINNIISGIVYDVYINYLQDTSESLAKSFWSYYGYSAFVGAFLLLFISKIGYKKIVIFCSLACSVTLIAAAYFKETYIFYISTLFILTGIQLHFSVLSPYIATYAEFKEKIKWFSRAFYIGYVGFFLSTYLGGYFVVRLFAKYIGKNFHEAKEITATVLEMDSITKGIYIDSMGKILMISGIISLLALIPAFLIKEEKEDYIYQKKEKHKLTEIKSNLKKLMKKNTVVYLIYWGLTNFGMGLFTSYFTVFLNRVLYIDKATSSLLVSISYGAMVIFMLFTDKCVKKFGQVVTLVGTSLMAIPFMLLIAQGDRFGNNMVWVVGISLFMRAGLMNLSSPIDSSFSMEIVEPELRPIYASIINFIAGIASIISGYYTGKYLFVNLEGYREAYYIAAGIYGVASLIFILNFMKYNRVSSEEEMR